Proteins encoded in a region of the Frondihabitans sp. 762G35 genome:
- a CDS encoding mannitol-1-phosphate 5-dehydrogenase — protein sequence MTASSSPVAVHFGAGNIGRGFVGLLLHEAGYEVVFADVNAELIDSLAAATSYTVHEVGAGAADHVVTRFRALNSQANEPVVVSEIAGADIVTCAVGPNVLRFIAPVIAAGLEARDADAAPLVVMACENALNATDRLREFIVAALPGGEASEALAKVTFANTAVDRIVPQQAEGQGLDVTVETYFEWAIDRTPFAGAEPDIPGVHWVDGLEASIERKLFTVNTGHATTAYHGFVAGAEKISDAIAIPAVRSAVEAVLRETSDLLIARHELDPAEHAAYVAAILQRFENVHLPDTVTRVGRQPLRKLSRDERFVSPAAAIAETGTEPVALLDAMGAALRFDVADDEQSVELQALLADASIADAALAVRITGLDESHPLVAPFTERIAAARAS from the coding sequence GTGACGGCCTCCTCGAGCCCCGTCGCCGTCCACTTCGGGGCCGGCAACATCGGGCGCGGATTCGTCGGTCTGCTGCTGCACGAGGCGGGCTACGAGGTCGTCTTCGCGGACGTCAACGCCGAGTTGATCGACTCGCTCGCGGCGGCGACCTCCTACACGGTGCACGAGGTCGGGGCAGGAGCCGCCGATCACGTGGTGACCCGGTTCCGGGCTCTGAACAGCCAGGCGAACGAGCCGGTCGTCGTCTCCGAGATCGCCGGCGCGGACATCGTCACCTGCGCCGTGGGCCCGAACGTCCTCCGCTTCATCGCCCCCGTCATCGCGGCGGGCCTGGAGGCGCGCGACGCCGACGCCGCCCCGCTGGTCGTCATGGCCTGCGAGAACGCGCTCAACGCGACCGACCGCCTCCGCGAGTTCATCGTGGCGGCGCTTCCGGGGGGCGAGGCCTCCGAGGCCCTGGCGAAGGTCACCTTCGCCAACACGGCCGTCGACCGCATCGTCCCGCAGCAGGCCGAGGGGCAGGGCCTCGACGTCACCGTCGAGACCTACTTCGAGTGGGCCATCGACCGGACCCCGTTCGCCGGCGCCGAGCCGGACATCCCGGGCGTCCACTGGGTCGACGGGCTCGAGGCCTCCATCGAGCGCAAGCTGTTCACCGTCAACACGGGTCACGCGACGACCGCCTACCACGGCTTCGTCGCCGGAGCCGAGAAGATCTCCGACGCCATCGCGATCCCGGCCGTGCGGAGCGCCGTCGAGGCCGTGCTCCGCGAGACGAGCGACCTCCTGATCGCCCGGCACGAGCTCGACCCCGCCGAGCACGCGGCCTACGTCGCGGCGATCCTGCAGCGCTTCGAGAACGTCCACCTGCCCGACACGGTGACACGCGTCGGTCGCCAGCCCCTCCGCAAGCTCTCGCGCGACGAGCGGTTCGTGTCGCCGGCGGCGGCCATCGCCGAGACCGGGACCGAGCCGGTCGCGCTCCTCGACGCCATGGGCGCCGCGCTGCGCTTCGACGTGGCGGACGACGAGCAGAGCGTCGAGCTCCAGGCTCTCCTCGCCGACGCGTCGATCGCGGATGCGGCCCTGGCGGTCCGGATCACGGGCCTCGACGAGTCGCACCCGCTCGTAGCGCCCTTCACCGAGCGCATCGCGGCGGCGCGAGCGTCCTGA
- a CDS encoding PTS sugar transporter subunit IIA, translating into MTVPVLQKSQIRAEGTATTKSEAMREAADILVEAGAVTLDYLPAMIEREKSVSTYMGNFLAIPHGTNESKDAILASALSFVRYSTPIDWDGNDVRFVVGIAGIENEHLEILSKIAIVFSDDDQVQALRDAAGVDEIFAQLEAVNE; encoded by the coding sequence ATGACCGTTCCCGTCCTCCAGAAGAGCCAGATCCGCGCCGAAGGCACCGCCACGACCAAGTCGGAGGCGATGCGCGAGGCGGCTGACATCCTCGTGGAGGCGGGAGCGGTCACCCTCGACTACCTGCCCGCGATGATCGAGCGCGAGAAGAGCGTCTCGACCTACATGGGCAACTTCCTCGCCATCCCGCACGGCACCAACGAGTCGAAGGACGCCATCCTCGCCTCCGCGCTCTCGTTCGTCCGCTACTCGACGCCCATCGACTGGGACGGCAACGACGTCCGCTTCGTCGTCGGCATCGCCGGCATCGAGAACGAGCACCTCGAGATCCTGTCGAAGATCGCCATCGTGTTCTCCGACGACGACCAGGTGCAGGCTCTCCGCGACGCCGCGGGCGTCGACGAGATCTTCGCCCAGCTCGAAGCGGTCAACGAGTGA
- a CDS encoding PTS mannitol transporter subunit IICB, which produces MTTTSPDVSTKQGVGARVRVQKFGAFLSGMVMPNIAIFIAWGFITAFFIQTGWTPVGILGGFGTTDGVANIGLVGPILTYLIPLAIAFQGGRMVYDTRGAVVGSIMAMGVIIGANGTIMILGAMICGPLGAWLIKQVDKIWDGKIKPGFEMLVNNYAAGILGFALALIGFFWLAPLFKAIAVGLGNAVQTLINAGLLPLASIIIEPAKILFLNNAINHGVLDQLGTQQSQATGKSILFLLEANPGPGLGILLAFTFFGIGSARASAPGAILIQFFGGIHEIYFPFVLQKPQLLLAVILGGATGVGTNVAFNSGLVAPASPGSIIAVLANTERNSYVGVILSVVLSAAVSGVVASLLLIASRKRDLAREGSGDMDAALAKMQSMKGRDANAATTGLLGGGAAAPTGTGSGTTTATKIENIVFACDAGMGSSAMGASVLRNKIKKAGIEGVTVVNKSIANLTGDEELIITHQDLTARAREKNPTAQHVSVDNFMNSPRYDEVVDELQHNN; this is translated from the coding sequence ATGACAACGACGTCTCCCGACGTGTCGACGAAGCAGGGAGTGGGCGCTCGCGTCCGCGTCCAGAAATTCGGCGCGTTCCTCTCCGGCATGGTCATGCCGAACATCGCCATCTTCATCGCCTGGGGCTTCATCACGGCGTTCTTCATCCAGACCGGATGGACGCCCGTGGGAATCCTCGGCGGATTCGGCACGACCGACGGGGTGGCCAACATCGGCCTCGTCGGGCCGATCCTGACCTACCTCATCCCGCTCGCGATCGCCTTCCAGGGCGGCCGGATGGTCTACGACACCCGCGGTGCGGTCGTCGGCTCGATCATGGCCATGGGTGTCATCATCGGCGCCAACGGCACGATCATGATCCTCGGCGCGATGATCTGCGGGCCGCTCGGCGCCTGGCTGATCAAGCAGGTCGACAAGATCTGGGACGGCAAGATCAAGCCCGGCTTCGAGATGCTCGTCAACAACTACGCGGCCGGCATCCTCGGCTTCGCGCTGGCGCTCATCGGCTTCTTCTGGCTCGCCCCGCTGTTCAAGGCGATCGCGGTCGGCCTGGGCAACGCGGTGCAGACCCTGATCAACGCGGGCCTGCTGCCCCTCGCCAGCATCATCATCGAGCCGGCGAAGATCCTCTTCCTCAACAACGCGATCAACCACGGCGTCCTCGACCAGCTCGGCACGCAGCAGTCGCAGGCGACCGGCAAGTCGATCCTGTTCCTGCTCGAGGCGAACCCCGGCCCCGGCCTGGGCATCCTGCTGGCCTTCACGTTCTTCGGGATCGGTTCGGCCCGCGCCTCCGCCCCCGGTGCGATCCTGATCCAGTTCTTCGGTGGCATCCACGAGATCTACTTCCCCTTCGTGCTGCAGAAGCCGCAGCTCCTGCTCGCCGTCATCCTCGGTGGCGCGACCGGCGTCGGCACCAACGTGGCCTTCAACTCGGGCCTCGTCGCCCCCGCCTCGCCCGGATCGATCATCGCGGTCCTGGCGAACACCGAGCGCAACAGCTACGTCGGCGTGATCCTGTCCGTCGTCCTGTCGGCCGCGGTCTCCGGTGTCGTCGCCTCGCTGCTGCTCATCGCGAGCCGCAAGCGCGACCTGGCCCGCGAGGGCTCCGGCGACATGGACGCCGCCCTGGCCAAGATGCAGAGCATGAAGGGCCGCGACGCCAACGCCGCGACCACGGGCCTGCTGGGCGGCGGCGCCGCCGCTCCCACCGGCACGGGCTCCGGCACGACGACCGCGACGAAGATCGAGAACATCGTCTTCGCCTGCGACGCCGGCATGGGTTCGAGCGCCATGGGTGCGAGCGTCCTCCGCAACAAGATCAAGAAGGCCGGCATCGAGGGGGTTACGGTGGTCAACAAGTCCATCGCCAACCTGACCGGTGACGAGGAGCTCATCATCACGCACCAGGATCTGACGGCGCGAGCCCGCGAGAAGAACCCGACCGCCCAGCACGTCTCGGTCGACAACTTCATGAACTCGCCGCGCTACGACGAGGTCGTCGACGAGCTCCAGCACAACAACTGA
- the ptsP gene encoding phosphoenolpyruvate--protein phosphotransferase — MRELPGVGVGRGTASGPVLRMAAPLGEPDQTPLQGDAASAKAAVGEALASVATDLAKRGVAAGGDAQAVLEAQALMAQDPSVLDDVHSRIDQGTNPERAVFEAFKAFQDILSGIGGYMGERAADLSDVAQRIIARLRGVSAPGVPESETPFILVAHDLAPADTALLDLEKVLALVTRDGGPTSHTAILARSKGITAIVGVVDADSLADGDVVIVDSAAGVVVTDPTAEQVAEAEATRAERLKARTAPLTAGALKDGHAVPLLANLGSPSDAAAAVAAGAEGVGLFRTEFLFLDAPYAPDVASQKASYVELLAAFPGKKVVVRALDAGADKPLPFLTDKGEENPALGRRGLRALRHHEEILRDQLTALAQADAETEADLWVMAPMVADVEETQYFVDIARELGIRTPGVMAEIPSLALLAEQVLEVADFVSIGTNDLTQYTLAADRMLGSVASYQDPWHPAVLRLVAQLGSAGAASGKGVGICGEAASDPLLAVVLVGLGATTLSMTPAALADVRAELLNHTLDEARAMAEAAVAAPSAAAARAAVAAVSSSL; from the coding sequence ATGCGCGAACTGCCCGGAGTCGGCGTCGGACGAGGGACCGCCAGCGGTCCCGTCCTCCGCATGGCCGCACCGCTCGGCGAACCCGACCAGACGCCCCTCCAGGGTGATGCCGCCTCGGCCAAGGCCGCGGTCGGCGAGGCCCTCGCCTCGGTCGCCACCGACCTCGCCAAGCGCGGGGTCGCCGCAGGAGGTGACGCCCAGGCCGTGCTCGAGGCCCAGGCCCTCATGGCGCAGGACCCCTCGGTCCTCGACGACGTGCACAGCCGCATCGACCAGGGCACGAACCCCGAGCGCGCCGTCTTCGAGGCCTTCAAGGCGTTCCAGGACATCCTCAGCGGCATCGGCGGCTACATGGGGGAGCGCGCGGCCGACCTCTCCGATGTGGCGCAGCGCATCATCGCGCGACTCCGCGGCGTGTCCGCACCGGGCGTCCCCGAGTCGGAGACCCCCTTCATCCTGGTCGCCCACGACCTCGCCCCCGCCGACACGGCGCTCCTCGACCTCGAGAAGGTCCTCGCCCTCGTCACCCGCGACGGCGGCCCGACCTCCCACACGGCGATCCTCGCCCGCTCGAAGGGCATCACCGCCATCGTCGGCGTCGTCGATGCCGACTCGCTCGCCGACGGCGACGTCGTCATCGTCGACTCGGCCGCAGGAGTCGTCGTGACCGACCCGACGGCCGAGCAGGTCGCCGAGGCGGAGGCCACACGCGCCGAGCGCCTCAAGGCGCGGACGGCCCCGCTGACCGCGGGCGCCCTCAAGGACGGCCACGCCGTGCCCCTGCTCGCGAACCTCGGCTCGCCGTCCGACGCCGCCGCGGCCGTGGCCGCCGGTGCCGAGGGCGTCGGCCTATTCCGGACCGAGTTCCTCTTCCTGGACGCGCCCTACGCGCCCGACGTCGCCTCGCAGAAGGCCTCCTACGTCGAGCTCCTCGCGGCCTTCCCCGGCAAGAAGGTCGTCGTCCGGGCCCTCGACGCCGGCGCCGACAAGCCTCTGCCGTTCCTCACCGACAAGGGCGAGGAGAACCCGGCCCTGGGTCGACGCGGACTCCGCGCCCTGCGTCACCACGAGGAGATCCTGCGCGACCAGCTCACGGCCCTCGCCCAGGCGGACGCCGAGACGGAGGCCGACCTCTGGGTCATGGCCCCGATGGTCGCCGACGTCGAGGAGACGCAGTACTTCGTCGACATCGCGCGCGAGCTCGGCATCCGCACCCCCGGCGTCATGGCCGAGATCCCCTCGCTGGCCCTGCTCGCCGAGCAGGTCCTCGAGGTGGCCGACTTCGTCAGCATCGGAACGAACGACCTGACGCAGTACACGCTCGCCGCCGACCGGATGCTCGGATCGGTCGCGTCGTACCAGGACCCGTGGCACCCCGCGGTCCTCCGTCTCGTCGCTCAGCTGGGCTCCGCGGGTGCCGCCTCCGGCAAGGGCGTCGGCATCTGCGGCGAGGCCGCCTCCGACCCGCTCCTCGCGGTGGTCCTCGTCGGCCTCGGCGCGACGACCCTCTCGATGACGCCCGCGGCCCTGGCCGACGTGCGCGCCGAGCTCCTGAACCACACGCTCGACGAGGCGCGGGCGATGGCGGAAGCCGCCGTCGCAGCACCGTCCGCGGCCGCAGCGCGAGCTGCCGTCGCGGCCGTCTCGTCCTCCCTGTAA
- a CDS encoding DeoR/GlpR family DNA-binding transcription regulator has protein sequence MYAPERHLRIVEEARQHGRVDVKDLAELLEVTPETIRRDLTSLERRGLVRRAHGGAIPVERITFHPGVGDRGGMNTAEKMVIAQAALDEIPENGSIIIDAGTSTILLAQILPADRGLTVVTHSLPVAMAVASRPGIDLHLLGGSVRRDSLAGVGTWTHQLVGMVSVDAAFLSVGGITPERGLTTHNIAEAAVKSALIKAARRSILLADHTKFGREEFGRVAPIAAIDTIITDPAVNLDLVREVEGAGTEVFWPGRS, from the coding sequence ATGTACGCTCCCGAACGCCACCTCCGCATCGTCGAGGAGGCCCGGCAACACGGTCGCGTCGACGTGAAGGACCTCGCCGAACTCCTCGAGGTGACACCCGAGACCATCCGGCGCGACCTCACCAGCCTCGAGCGTCGCGGCCTCGTCCGCCGGGCGCACGGCGGGGCCATCCCGGTCGAGCGGATCACCTTCCACCCCGGCGTCGGCGACCGCGGCGGCATGAACACGGCCGAGAAGATGGTCATCGCGCAGGCGGCCCTCGACGAGATCCCCGAGAACGGGTCGATCATCATAGATGCCGGGACGTCCACGATCCTGCTCGCCCAGATCCTGCCGGCCGACCGCGGGCTGACGGTGGTCACCCACTCCCTGCCCGTCGCCATGGCCGTGGCCAGCCGTCCCGGCATCGACCTCCACCTGCTGGGCGGCAGCGTGCGCCGGGACTCCCTCGCGGGCGTGGGCACCTGGACCCACCAGCTCGTCGGCATGGTCTCCGTCGACGCCGCCTTCCTCAGCGTCGGCGGCATCACGCCCGAGCGCGGCCTCACCACGCACAACATCGCCGAGGCCGCCGTGAAGTCGGCGCTCATCAAGGCGGCTCGCAGGAGCATCCTGCTCGCCGACCACACGAAGTTCGGCCGCGAGGAGTTCGGTCGCGTGGCCCCCATCGCGGCCATCGATACGATCATCACCGACCCCGCCGTCAACCTCGACCTCGTGCGCGAGGTCGAGGGCGCGGGCACCGAGGTCTTCTGGCCGGGGCGCAGCTAG
- a CDS encoding HPr family phosphocarrier protein, whose amino-acid sequence MSEATRTVTVASASGLHARPASLFVQTVTASGHSVTIAKGDKKVNAASILGLLGLGVNTGDEVVLTVDGDDAEATADQLETFLTTDHDA is encoded by the coding sequence ATGTCCGAAGCCACCCGCACCGTCACCGTCGCCTCCGCCTCCGGGCTCCACGCGCGACCGGCGTCGCTCTTCGTGCAGACCGTCACGGCGTCGGGCCACAGCGTCACGATCGCCAAGGGCGACAAGAAGGTCAACGCCGCGAGCATCCTCGGGCTCCTGGGCCTCGGCGTGAACACGGGCGACGAGGTCGTGCTGACCGTCGACGGCGACGACGCCGAGGCGACCGCCGACCAGCTCGAGACGTTCCTCACCACCGACCACGACGCGTAG
- a CDS encoding exodeoxyribonuclease III codes for MGSRLRLATVNVNGIRAAFRKGMGDWLPGRDVDILALQEVRASTDDIEGLLGPDWSVLHDPATAKGRAGVALASRRAAHIHRVDLGPTDFDSAGRWLEADYDVDGTLVTVVSTYVHSGEVDTPKQVEKWTFLDAMTERLPELRAHNELAVVVGDLNVGHTPLDIKNWKGNVKRAGFLPRERAYFDRFFGPEGEPVEGVDGSTGEGLGWVDVGRRAAGEVDGPYTWWSWRGQAFDNDTGWRIDYQMATPALADRVTNYAVDRADAYDKRWSDHTPVVVDYDI; via the coding sequence ATGGGTTCCCGTCTCCGCCTGGCCACCGTCAACGTCAACGGCATCCGAGCCGCCTTCCGCAAGGGCATGGGCGACTGGCTGCCCGGTCGCGACGTGGACATCCTGGCCCTGCAGGAGGTCCGGGCGTCGACCGACGACATCGAGGGCCTGCTCGGTCCCGACTGGAGCGTCCTGCACGATCCGGCGACCGCGAAGGGCCGCGCCGGCGTCGCCCTGGCGAGCCGTCGCGCGGCGCACATCCACCGTGTCGACCTCGGTCCGACCGACTTCGACAGCGCCGGTCGCTGGCTCGAGGCCGACTACGACGTCGACGGCACACTCGTCACCGTGGTCAGCACCTACGTCCACTCGGGCGAGGTCGACACCCCGAAGCAGGTCGAGAAGTGGACCTTCCTCGACGCCATGACGGAGCGCCTGCCCGAGCTGCGGGCGCACAACGAGCTCGCCGTCGTCGTCGGCGACCTCAACGTCGGCCACACGCCCCTCGACATCAAGAACTGGAAGGGCAACGTCAAGCGCGCCGGCTTCCTGCCCCGCGAGCGCGCCTACTTCGACCGTTTCTTCGGCCCCGAGGGCGAGCCCGTGGAGGGCGTCGACGGTTCGACGGGCGAGGGGCTCGGCTGGGTCGACGTCGGCCGGAGGGCCGCCGGCGAGGTCGACGGCCCCTACACGTGGTGGTCCTGGCGCGGTCAGGCGTTCGACAACGACACCGGCTGGCGCATCGACTACCAGATGGCCACTCCCGCCCTGGCCGACCGCGTGACGAACTACGCCGTCGACCGTGCCGACGCCTACGACAAGCGCTGGTCCGACCACACGCCCGTCGTCGTCGACTACGACATCTAG
- the trpS gene encoding tryptophan--tRNA ligase, which produces MTSPRLFSGMQPSADSLHAGNYIGALQQWSALQDTHDALFCVVDLHAITVPQDPETLRATTRRTAAQYIAGGIDPAKSILFIQSHVPAHAQLAWVLNTITGFGEASRMTQFKDKAAKQGAESASVGLFTYPMLMAADILLYNADLVPVGDDQRQHVELTRDLATRFNSRFGETFTVPEAYILKETARIYDLQNPESKMSKSAASDAGIVWLLDEPSKTAKKIRSAVTDTEREIRFDRGAKPGVSNLLSILSAFTATPIAALTEQYEGRGYGDLKKDVAEAVVEAFTPVRARTLELLDDPAELDRVLSANADRASEIAEATLATVYDRIGLVRKA; this is translated from the coding sequence ATGACCTCCCCCCGTCTCTTCTCCGGCATGCAGCCGTCCGCCGACTCGCTCCACGCCGGCAACTACATCGGCGCCCTCCAGCAGTGGAGCGCCCTGCAGGACACCCACGACGCCCTCTTCTGCGTCGTCGACCTCCACGCGATCACCGTCCCGCAAGATCCCGAGACGCTCCGCGCGACGACCCGCCGGACGGCGGCCCAGTACATCGCGGGCGGCATCGACCCGGCGAAGTCGATCCTCTTCATCCAGTCGCACGTCCCCGCCCACGCGCAGCTCGCCTGGGTGCTGAACACGATCACCGGATTCGGCGAGGCCAGCCGGATGACGCAGTTCAAAGACAAGGCCGCCAAGCAGGGCGCCGAGTCGGCCTCGGTCGGGCTCTTCACCTATCCGATGCTGATGGCGGCCGACATCCTGCTCTACAACGCCGACCTCGTGCCGGTCGGCGACGACCAGCGCCAGCACGTCGAGCTCACGCGCGATCTCGCCACCCGCTTCAACTCCCGCTTCGGCGAGACCTTCACGGTGCCCGAGGCCTACATCCTCAAGGAGACCGCTCGGATCTACGACCTCCAGAACCCGGAGTCGAAGATGAGCAAGTCGGCGGCGAGCGACGCGGGCATCGTCTGGCTCCTCGACGAGCCGTCGAAGACCGCGAAGAAGATCCGCTCCGCCGTCACCGACACCGAGCGCGAGATCCGCTTCGACCGGGGCGCCAAGCCCGGCGTCAGCAACCTCCTGAGCATCCTGTCGGCGTTCACCGCGACTCCGATCGCCGCCCTCACGGAGCAGTACGAGGGCCGCGGCTACGGCGACCTCAAGAAAGACGTGGCCGAGGCCGTCGTCGAGGCGTTCACGCCTGTCCGGGCCCGGACCCTCGAACTGCTCGACGACCCGGCGGAGCTCGATCGGGTCCTGTCGGCGAACGCCGACCGGGCCTCCGAGATCGCCGAGGCCACGCTGGCCACCGTCTACGACAGGATTGGCCTGGTGCGCAAGGCCTGA
- a CDS encoding GNAT family N-acetyltransferase, with the protein MQPFVLESSRVRLEVPRTADTVAIHEACQDPELQRFTTVPVPYTFEDAQYFVSQTVERSWLTGREYIWGLREQGSSLCLGIVSIRLLHHDIGFWSAPEARGRGLMTEAVRLVTDWAFSEGLSDVKWEGYVGNRASAGVARRAGFTYTGTGPGLQPDRERRHPACWQARLLPGDDTSTKPGWPLETLPGADAP; encoded by the coding sequence ATGCAGCCGTTCGTCCTCGAGTCGTCGCGGGTGCGACTCGAGGTACCCCGGACGGCCGACACGGTCGCGATCCACGAGGCGTGCCAGGATCCCGAACTGCAGCGGTTCACGACCGTCCCGGTCCCGTACACCTTCGAGGACGCCCAGTACTTCGTCTCGCAGACCGTCGAGAGGAGCTGGCTCACGGGCCGCGAGTACATCTGGGGCCTCCGCGAGCAGGGGTCCAGCCTCTGCCTCGGGATCGTGAGCATCCGGCTCCTGCACCACGACATCGGCTTCTGGTCGGCTCCGGAGGCCCGGGGACGCGGCCTGATGACCGAGGCGGTCCGCCTCGTGACCGACTGGGCCTTCTCCGAGGGGCTGTCCGACGTGAAGTGGGAGGGTTACGTCGGCAACCGCGCCTCGGCGGGGGTCGCCCGGCGCGCCGGGTTCACCTACACGGGGACGGGCCCCGGGCTGCAGCCCGACCGGGAGCGACGCCACCCCGCCTGCTGGCAGGCCCGGCTCCTGCCCGGCGACGACACCTCGACGAAGCCCGGATGGCCCCTCGAGACGCTCCCCGGGGCCGACGCTCCGTGA
- the ribD gene encoding bifunctional diaminohydroxyphosphoribosylaminopyrimidine deaminase/5-amino-6-(5-phosphoribosylamino)uracil reductase RibD, translated as MRHALAIAAHGPEHGVNPRVGCVLLRADGSIAAEGWHRGAGTPHAEVDALGKLPEGAARGLTAVVTLEPCNHHGRTGPCSQALIDAGIARVEYAVADPGEKSGGGGDHLRRAGVAAHEGVLGAEAAEFLRRWLLATTRKRPFVTLKWASSLDGRTAARDGTSRWITGAAARQHVHEQRARHDAILVGTGTVLADDPSLTARGDGGELLEHQPMPVVVGLRDVPAGSSILRHPRGVLETGSRDPEAILLDLYRREIRSVFVEGGPTVASALVRAGLVDDYLVYLAPTLLGGPRLALGDLGVDTISAQRRLRVTSVTSLGDDLAILARHHSGSTS; from the coding sequence ATGCGCCACGCCCTGGCCATCGCCGCGCACGGGCCCGAGCACGGCGTCAATCCGCGGGTCGGGTGCGTCCTCCTGCGCGCGGACGGCTCGATCGCGGCGGAGGGCTGGCACCGGGGCGCCGGCACACCCCACGCGGAGGTCGACGCGCTCGGCAAGCTGCCCGAGGGTGCGGCCAGGGGCCTGACCGCGGTCGTCACCCTGGAGCCCTGCAACCACCACGGTCGCACCGGCCCGTGCAGTCAGGCCCTCATCGACGCGGGGATCGCTCGCGTCGAGTACGCGGTCGCCGACCCGGGCGAGAAGTCGGGCGGGGGCGGCGATCACCTGCGACGCGCAGGAGTCGCGGCGCACGAGGGCGTGCTCGGGGCGGAGGCCGCCGAGTTCCTGCGGCGGTGGCTGCTCGCCACGACGCGGAAGCGCCCCTTCGTGACGCTCAAGTGGGCGTCGAGCCTCGACGGGCGCACCGCCGCTCGCGACGGGACGAGCCGCTGGATCACCGGGGCGGCCGCCCGCCAGCACGTCCACGAGCAGCGCGCCCGGCACGACGCGATCCTCGTCGGGACGGGGACCGTCCTTGCCGACGACCCGTCGCTGACCGCAAGGGGCGACGGCGGCGAACTCCTCGAGCACCAGCCGATGCCCGTGGTCGTCGGGCTCCGCGACGTCCCCGCCGGGTCGAGCATCCTGCGCCACCCCCGCGGCGTCCTCGAGACCGGGAGCCGCGACCCGGAGGCGATCCTCCTCGATCTCTACCGCCGCGAGATCCGCAGCGTGTTCGTGGAGGGAGGCCCCACCGTCGCCTCCGCCCTCGTCCGCGCCGGGCTCGTCGACGACTACCTCGTCTATCTGGCGCCGACCCTGCTCGGCGGCCCTCGGCTCGCTCTCGGCGACCTCGGAGTAGACACGATCAGCGCTCAACGTCGCCTCCGCGTCACGAGCGTCACCTCTCTCGGCGACGATCTCGCGATCCTCGCCCGTCATCACAGCGGGAGCACCTCATGA